The Rhizobiaceae bacterium genome contains the following window.
GGCTCGGAAATGCGCGCGGCGCGGATGAGTGCCGCAAGCCCCTCATTGCGCATCTGGCGAATGGCGATCAGGCCCTTGACGACAAAGGCGCGATTGACGCCCACAAGCGGAACGACGTCGCAGACCGTGGCAAGCGCCACCAGATCGAGAAAGTTCAGCAGGTCGGGCTGCGCGGCAGCCGCGCCGCGCTGTCGCAGGATGCGGGAAACCTGAACCAGCGCGAGGAAGACGACGCCCGCCGCGCACAGATGCCCCTGCCCCGAAATGTCGTCCTCCCGGTTGGGATTGACCACGGGCGTTCCGGCGGGCAGTTCGCCTCCGACCTGATGGTGATCGAGAACGACCACGTCGGCGCCCGCCTCGCGCGCCGCCGCAATTGCAACCGCGCTGTTGGTGCCGCAATCGACCGTGACGATGAGCGATGCGCGCCCCGCAAGTTCACGCATGGCGTCGGGGTTCGGCCCGTAGCCTTCAAAGATGCGGTCGGGAATATAGATCTCGGATTCGATCCCGAAATGATCGAGAAAGCGCTTGACGAGCGCCGACGAGCAGGCCCCATCCACATCGTAGTCGCCAAAAATAGCGATCCGCTCGCGTCGTTCGATCGCATCCGCGATGCGCGAGGCCGCCGCATCCATGTCGGTCAGGGTTTCGGGATCGGGCAGGAGGTTCCGGATCGTGGGATCGAGGAAGGCCGCCGCTTCGCCCTTGCGCACGCCCCTGCCCGCGAGCACGCGCGCGACGATTTCAGGAATGCCCTCGGCCTGCGCCATTGCGAGCGCCGCCATTTCCTGCGCTTCGGTCAGACGGTGCACCCAGGCAAGGCCGGTTGCGGAGCGCCTGACATCGAGGAAATAGCGCCGCTCCGATGTCAAAACTTGTCCATATCCTGGTGCCGCGCCTTGATTTCGCGCACGGTGCGCGACGAAGAGCGCAGCACGATGGTGTGGGTGGTGATGGCGGTCCGCCCGAACTTCACCCCGGACAACATGTTGCCGTCGGTGACGCCGGTTGCGGCGAAAACCACGTCGCCGCGCGCCATATCGCCGACCTTGTAGACGCGGTTCGGATCGGCAATGCCCATCTTCGCGGCGCGCGCCACCTTCTCCGGCGTGTCCAGCAGCAGGCGGCCCTGCATCTGGCCCCCTGTGCAGCGCAGCGCCGCCGCAGCCAGTACGCCTTCAGGCGCGCCGCCGGAACCGAGATAGATGTCGATGCCCGTGTCGTCCGGGTTGGTGGTGTGGATCACGCCCGCCACATCGCCGTCGCCGATCAGGCGGATGGCGACTCCCGTGTCGCGCACCGCCTCGATCAGCTTGGCGTGGCGCGGACGGTCGAGGATGCAGGCAGTGATTTCCGAAACCGGCACGCGCTTGGCGTCGGCAAGGTTATGGATGTTCTGGCGCGGGGAGGCATCGATGTCGATGACGCCTTCGGGATAGCCGGGGCCGATCGCGATCTTGTCCATGTAGACATCCGGCGCATAGAGCAGACTGCCCTTCTCCGCGACAGCGATGACGGCAAGCGCATTGGGCAGGTTCTTCGCGCAGATCGTGGTGCCCTCCAGCGGATCGAGCGCAATGTCGACCTCCGGTCCTTTGCCGGTGCCGACCTCCTCGCCGATATAAAGCATCGGAGCCTCGTCGCGTTCGCCCTCGCCGATGACGACGGTGCCCCGGATCGGCAGGCGATTCAACTCCGCACGCATGGCGTCGACCGCTACCTGATCGGCGGCTTTCTCATCGCCGCGCCCCCGCAGGCGCGCCGCAGCCACGGCGGCGCGCTCGGTAACGCGCACGATTTCCATTGTCAGAACACGGTCAAGTCCAGCAATCACGCCCTTCGCCATTTCAATTTATCCCCGACAAGATTTCAGTTGCCGCCCTTTTGTCAAAGGCACGCAACAAGAGCAAGACAACCGACCCTACTGAATCGATTGAGGAAACTACTCCGCGCGTTCAATGCGAATGACCTGCGCCTTATCCGCAAGAAGGCCGTCCTTGGTCACCGCCTCGACCGCCTTGCGCACTGCGGACTCCGTCGTCTCATGCGTGACCAGAATGACGGTCTTTTGCTTCGCATCCAGTTCGCCATGCGCCTGCTGGACGATGGATTCCAGCGAAATCTCGTTGTCGGCCATGCGCTTTGCGAGCGTGGCGAACACGCCGATGCGGTCATGCACGGTGAGGCGGATGAAATATCCACCCGCGTGCGAGCGGATGCCCGCCCTCTTGTAGGGCTTCAGTTCCTTGGCCGGGCGGCCAAACACCGGGCCGTGCTGGAAACCGGGGAGGCTCTTGGCGATGTCGGCAATGTCGCCGACCACTGCGGACGCGGTCGCGTTGCCGCCTGCGCCGGGGCCGGACAAAAGCAATTCGCCGAGAATGTCCGTCTCGACCGCAACCGCATTGGTCACGCCGTGCACCTGCGCGATCACCGACGAGGTGGGGACCATCGTCGGATGCACGCGCTGCTCGACACCCGTCTCGGTCTGCTGCGCGACGCCAAGCAGCTTGATGCGGTAGCCGAGTTCGCCGGCAGCGCGAATGTCCGCCTGCGTGATGTTGGAAATGCCTTCCATATAGACCTGATCGGCGGCGATCCGCGTGCCGAATGCAAGGCTGGTGAGGATGGCGAGCTTGTGCGCCGTGTCATTGCCTTCGATGTCGAAGGTCGGGTCGGCCTCCGCGTAGCCCAGCCGCTGGGCATCCTTGAGGCATTCCTCGAACGAGATGCCTTCCGCTTCCATTCGCGTCAGTATGTAGTTGCAGGTGCCGTTGAGGATGCCGAACACGCGGCTGACGCTGTTGCCAGCCATTGCCTCGCGCATCGTCTTGATGACCGGGATGCCGCCTGCGACCGCCGCCTCATAGTTCAGCAACACGCCCTTCGATTCCGCGATTTCGGCAAGCGCCACGCCGTGCTTCGCCAGAAGCGCCTTGTTGGCGGTGACCACATGCTTACCCGCCTCAAGCGCGGCGGTGACCGCCACGCGCGCCGCACCCTCGTCGCCGCCCATCAGTTCCACGAACACGTGGATGCCGTCGAACTTCGCCAGCTCGACCGGATCGTCGAACCACTTCGCCGCGCCGAGATCGACGCCACGGTCGCGCGAACGGTCGCGGGCCGAAACCGCCGTGACCTCGATAGGTTGCCCGCATTGCCGGGTGAGTTCGGCGGCCTTTCGGGTCAGGACGCGAACAACCGATGCGCCCACGGTGCCGAGTCCGGCGATCCCAACATGCAAAGCGTTCGCAACGCGAGCCACGGCGTATCCTTTTCCTGTCGATTGAACCCGTCAGCGATGCGCGGCGAGCGGCACCACATTGTTGGGCTGCTTGGCTGACGCCTGCAAGAATTTCTTGATCGAGCGCGCCGCCTGCCTGATGCGGTGCTCGTTTTCCACGAAGGCAAGGCGAACGAAGTCGTCGCCGTGCTCGCCGAAGCCGACGCCCGGCGCGACCGCCACATCGGCATGTTCGATCAAGAGCTTCGAAAATTCCAGCGAGCCAAGGTGCCGGAACTGCTCGGGGATCGGCGCCCATGCGAACATGGAAGCCTGCGGTGCGGGAATGTCCCAACCCGCGCGACCGAACGACTCAACCATTGCATCGCGGCGCTTGTGGTAGACCGAACGAATTTCGGCGATGTCCGAACCGTCACCGTTCAGCGCGGCGGCTGCCGCGACCTGGATCGGCGTGAACGCACCATAGTCCAGATAGGATTTGACGCGCGCCAGCGCCGCAATCAGCCGTTCGTTGCCCACCGCAAAGCCCATGCGCCAGCCGGGCATGGAAAAGGTCTTGGACATGGAGGTGAACTCAACCGCGATGTCCATCGCGCCGGGCACCTGAAGCACCGAAGGCGGCGGATTGCCGTCGAAATAGATTTCCGAATAGGCGAGGTCCGACAGGATGATAATGTCGTTCTTTCGCGCGAAGGCCACCACGTCCTTGTAGAAATCCAGCGAGGCGACCAGCGCCGTCGGGTTCGAAGGATAGTTGAGGATCAGCGCAAGCGGCTTCGGGATGGAATGGCGCACGCCGCGCTCAAGCGCGGGGATGAACTTGTCGTCGGGTTCCACCTGGAGCGAACGGATGACGCCGCCCGACATGATGAAGCCGAAGGCATGGATCGGATAGGTCGGATTGGGGCACAGGATGACATCGCCGGGCGCGGTGATCGCCTGCGCCATGTTGGCGAAGCCTTCCTTGGAGCCGAGCGTGGCGACGACCTGCGTATCCGGGTCGAGCTTCACTCCGAAACGGCGCGCATAATAGTTGGCCTGAGCGCGGCGCAGACCGGGAATGCCGCGCGACGCCGAATAGCGGTGGGTGCGCGGATCGCGCACGACTTCTACCAGCTTGTCCACGATGGCGGTGGGGGTCGGCAGGTCGGGGTTGCCCATGCCGAGATCGATGATGTCGGCGCCGCGTGAACGCGCGCTGGCCTTGAGCCGGTTCACCTGCTCGAACACATAGGGCGGAAGCCGCCTGACCTTATGAAATTCTTCCATTTCCATCTCGCGTCCCCCTGAGGGTCCCGGCCCGTTCATGCATGGCCGCGCGCAGCCCTATATACCCCATCAGCAGGTCGGTCGAGGGGCGCAAATTTCTTTCAGCGTTTCATCGCTGTGCGTCGCGCCAAGCCGCCGCAGTTCCGCCTCGCTGGCCGAGGCCGACGGTCCCTTGCCTGATGCGGCCTGCCCTGCCGCCGCACCTTTCAGCGAATCGACCGCAGCATCACGCTCTTCCTGCGACAATTGAGCGGCGGCTATTGCCGGCTTGACGTTGAGATTGGGATAGGTGCCGGTATTGACCGCCCCGCTTGCCGGATCGTCCGGCGTCGTGCAGGCGGCCAGCGCAAACAGGAGCGAGATCATTGCGGCGCGACCGCAATTCCCGGCTGTGAAGCGCAATGCGAATTTCTTTTTCACTCCGGCTCCATTTGCGACGAATGATGTTGGACCCTTAGAGTCTTCCCATGATACCATGTCAAGAAAGCGCAGGGGAGGAACAGCGCAAAACATGAACAAAACTGCGGAAGTGGCGTCCAGTCCGGCTGCCGAAGCAGCGAATGTCGAACCTTATCTGGTCAAGGACCCGGAAACATTCGCGCTCAATATGGCGCGGACGCTCGAAAATCTCGGAAAGGCCGCAGCAGCCTGGGCCGCCCCGCGCGAAAAGGGTGAAACCCACGACAGCGTGGCCGAGCCGGTGGCCGACATGGTCAAGACCTTCTCCAAGCTCACCGAATACTGGCTATCGGACCCGACCCGCGCGCTGGAAGCGCAGACCCGCCTTTTTGCCGGCCTCATCACCGTCTGGACGGGCGCGGTTCATCGCGTGAGCGGGGCGGAAGGCGTCGAGGACGCGGTCAGGCCGGAGCGCGGCGACAAGCGATTCGCCGACGAGGAATGGGGAAAGAACGCGTTTTTCGACTTCCTCAAGCAGGCTTA
Protein-coding sequences here:
- the glpX gene encoding class II fructose-bisphosphatase, translated to MEMAKGVIAGLDRVLTMEIVRVTERAAVAAARLRGRGDEKAADQVAVDAMRAELNRLPIRGTVVIGEGERDEAPMLYIGEEVGTGKGPEVDIALDPLEGTTICAKNLPNALAVIAVAEKGSLLYAPDVYMDKIAIGPGYPEGVIDIDASPRQNIHNLADAKRVPVSEITACILDRPRHAKLIEAVRDTGVAIRLIGDGDVAGVIHTTNPDDTGIDIYLGSGGAPEGVLAAAALRCTGGQMQGRLLLDTPEKVARAAKMGIADPNRVYKVGDMARGDVVFAATGVTDGNMLSGVKFGRTAITTHTIVLRSSSRTVREIKARHQDMDKF
- a CDS encoding homoserine dehydrogenase, whose amino-acid sequence is MARVANALHVGIAGLGTVGASVVRVLTRKAAELTRQCGQPIEVTAVSARDRSRDRGVDLGAAKWFDDPVELAKFDGIHVFVELMGGDEGAARVAVTAALEAGKHVVTANKALLAKHGVALAEIAESKGVLLNYEAAVAGGIPVIKTMREAMAGNSVSRVFGILNGTCNYILTRMEAEGISFEECLKDAQRLGYAEADPTFDIEGNDTAHKLAILTSLAFGTRIAADQVYMEGISNITQADIRAAGELGYRIKLLGVAQQTETGVEQRVHPTMVPTSSVIAQVHGVTNAVAVETDILGELLLSGPGAGGNATASAVVGDIADIAKSLPGFQHGPVFGRPAKELKPYKRAGIRSHAGGYFIRLTVHDRIGVFATLAKRMADNEISLESIVQQAHGELDAKQKTVILVTHETTESAVRKAVEAVTKDGLLADKAQVIRIERAE
- a CDS encoding LL-diaminopimelate aminotransferase, encoding MEEFHKVRRLPPYVFEQVNRLKASARSRGADIIDLGMGNPDLPTPTAIVDKLVEVVRDPRTHRYSASRGIPGLRRAQANYYARRFGVKLDPDTQVVATLGSKEGFANMAQAITAPGDVILCPNPTYPIHAFGFIMSGGVIRSLQVEPDDKFIPALERGVRHSIPKPLALILNYPSNPTALVASLDFYKDVVAFARKNDIIILSDLAYSEIYFDGNPPPSVLQVPGAMDIAVEFTSMSKTFSMPGWRMGFAVGNERLIAALARVKSYLDYGAFTPIQVAAAAALNGDGSDIAEIRSVYHKRRDAMVESFGRAGWDIPAPQASMFAWAPIPEQFRHLGSLEFSKLLIEHADVAVAPGVGFGEHGDDFVRLAFVENEHRIRQAARSIKKFLQASAKQPNNVVPLAAHR